One part of the Sorangiineae bacterium MSr11954 genome encodes these proteins:
- a CDS encoding molybdopterin-dependent oxidoreductase, producing the protein MIALVLGNGGQVLPSAKPSFYSVGHIARIARNRTPVSSTSVRATIHGLALDAIDAADGALFAKADHARRDPFAAIVARSGGREIVAKVDNREKADRKRYATHSFGAQFAEVKVDEELGVVRVSRFVGAFAAGTILNAKTAASQLQGGIIWGIGLALHEHTWRDERSGRIATRDLADYHVPVHADVPRIEIVTVDEVDPYVNEVGAKGVGEIGITGVGAAIANAVYHATGRRIRDLPITPDKLL; encoded by the coding sequence CTTTTTACAGCGTTGGCCATATCGCAAGGATAGCGCGCAACCGCACGCCCGTCAGCTCCACGTCCGTTCGCGCGACAATCCATGGGCTCGCGCTCGACGCCATCGACGCGGCGGACGGCGCTCTCTTCGCCAAGGCGGATCACGCGCGGCGGGATCCGTTCGCGGCGATCGTGGCGCGCAGCGGGGGCCGCGAGATCGTGGCCAAGGTCGACAATCGGGAGAAGGCGGACCGCAAACGCTATGCGACGCACTCCTTCGGCGCGCAGTTCGCCGAGGTCAAGGTGGACGAGGAGCTCGGCGTGGTTCGCGTGAGCCGCTTCGTGGGGGCTTTTGCGGCGGGGACGATCCTGAACGCCAAGACCGCGGCGAGCCAGCTCCAGGGCGGTATCATCTGGGGCATCGGGCTCGCCCTGCACGAGCACACCTGGCGCGACGAGCGGAGCGGGCGCATCGCCACCCGGGATCTCGCCGACTACCACGTGCCGGTTCACGCGGACGTGCCGCGCATCGAGATCGTGACCGTCGACGAGGTCGATCCCTACGTGAACGAGGTCGGCGCCAAAGGCGTGGGCGAAATTGGGATCACCGGCGTGGGCGCGGCCATCGCCAACGCCGTGTACCACGCCACCGGGCGCCGCATCCGCGATTTGCCGATCACGCCCGACAAGCTGCTTTGA
- a CDS encoding Uma2 family endonuclease — protein MANAVKRGLCTWEDLAAIPQEQRYHEIIDGEIVRKAQASYEHSDAQGALMGTLRPPFVRRSDGRWPGGWWIATEVDVELELHQVYRPDVAGWRRERVPERPTGVPIRIRPDWVCEVLSPNNTRNDTVRKMRGYYRAAIPHYWLVDPMAETLTVYRWNAEAYMLVLTAERGERVRAEPFDAIELDVGLLFGDDPKD, from the coding sequence ATGGCCAACGCTGTAAAAAGAGGGCTTTGCACTTGGGAGGACTTGGCCGCCATTCCCCAGGAACAGCGCTATCACGAGATCATCGACGGAGAGATCGTCCGCAAAGCGCAAGCTTCCTACGAGCACAGCGATGCACAGGGTGCATTGATGGGTACGCTCAGGCCACCGTTCGTGCGTCGTTCCGACGGGCGATGGCCGGGGGGATGGTGGATCGCCACGGAGGTCGACGTCGAGCTCGAGCTACACCAAGTGTATCGGCCCGACGTTGCGGGTTGGCGGCGCGAGCGAGTGCCCGAGCGTCCCACCGGCGTCCCGATTCGAATCCGACCCGACTGGGTCTGCGAGGTCCTATCGCCGAACAACACCCGCAACGACACCGTACGGAAGATGCGCGGCTATTATCGCGCCGCCATCCCGCACTATTGGCTGGTCGATCCCATGGCCGAGACGTTGACCGTGTACCGCTGGAACGCCGAGGCGTACATGCTCGTGCTGACCGCGGAACGGGGCGAGCGCGTGCGCGCGGAGCCGTTCGACGCCATCGAGCTCGACGTCGGTCTGCTGTTCGGCGACGACCCGAAGGACTGA
- a CDS encoding serine/threonine protein kinase translates to MTGAPSLPRGSVRRGGKEELRASILKTYLLRIRAEKGERAARALLNSAGIDPAIVDNETGWLSVGAARRALRALAQQLGPSALRHRGEYVTHPEALGTLVRMLRIAEQPIDAYRYLAANAREVTRIGTWELEELGPKVKKSDRSVVDAVRMTYRLRDDAVEDPDRHDAREEELLCAAREGELGGIPRIWGLQDAEITHNTCIAKGADACVYTVRWHSTVPRTGAPLGGTLAAIGCGGAVAATGGWVAGSISAVLGALLGGGAGYLWDRIREDRSARAFEKNRIAALERGLELRGELGSTPGELTGTVLGGKYRIGRKIGSGGIGVVYAAEHVSLGHEVAIKVLRGAAARDGGEIARLRREAYIQVHVEHPNVVRVLDLDQMPDGSIYVVMERLVGRSLADKLGREGALAPGFALPVFIGVCRALGAAHQKGVVHRDLKPGNIFLLEDGSSKVLDFGMSKLTTAESLTQAGYTLGTPEYMAPEQCIGAAVEARTDIYALGCLMYEALTSELPIVAQSRRELLDLHQRQVPTPMRQRRPDLPIPEALDEAVMKCLKKKVADRPHSANELADMLEAIPRDGLPTSYPLGVARRAPPTTRPPPGRGEGAVNGAAPKDADKVEKKDGEKAVAVAEVKTTTSN, encoded by the coding sequence ATGACCGGCGCGCCTTCACTGCCGCGCGGATCCGTTCGTCGGGGGGGCAAAGAGGAGCTTCGGGCCTCGATCCTCAAGACCTACCTGCTTCGTATCCGCGCCGAAAAAGGAGAGCGGGCCGCTCGTGCCCTTCTCAACAGTGCGGGAATCGATCCAGCCATCGTCGACAATGAGACCGGCTGGCTCAGCGTAGGCGCAGCCCGCCGCGCGCTCCGCGCCCTCGCCCAACAACTCGGTCCGTCGGCGCTTCGCCACCGCGGTGAGTACGTCACGCACCCCGAAGCGTTGGGCACCTTGGTCCGGATGCTGCGCATCGCGGAGCAGCCCATCGATGCGTACCGGTACCTGGCCGCCAACGCGCGCGAGGTGACCCGCATCGGCACGTGGGAGCTCGAAGAGCTCGGCCCCAAGGTCAAAAAGAGCGATCGCTCCGTGGTCGACGCCGTGCGGATGACGTATCGCCTTCGCGACGACGCGGTGGAGGATCCGGATCGCCACGATGCGCGCGAAGAGGAGCTGCTCTGCGCGGCACGCGAGGGAGAGCTCGGCGGCATCCCGCGCATCTGGGGCCTGCAAGACGCGGAGATCACGCACAACACGTGCATCGCCAAGGGCGCTGACGCCTGCGTGTACACGGTTCGCTGGCACAGCACCGTGCCCCGCACGGGCGCCCCTCTGGGTGGCACCTTGGCGGCCATCGGTTGCGGCGGCGCCGTCGCTGCGACGGGTGGATGGGTCGCGGGCAGCATCTCCGCCGTCCTCGGCGCGCTCCTCGGCGGGGGCGCCGGCTACCTCTGGGATCGCATCCGCGAGGACCGCAGCGCGCGCGCCTTCGAGAAGAACCGCATCGCGGCGCTCGAGCGCGGCCTCGAGCTGCGCGGCGAGCTGGGCTCGACCCCCGGGGAGCTCACGGGCACGGTGCTCGGCGGCAAATACCGCATCGGTCGCAAGATTGGCTCCGGCGGCATCGGCGTCGTGTACGCGGCCGAGCACGTGTCGCTCGGGCACGAGGTGGCCATCAAGGTCCTGCGCGGCGCGGCCGCACGCGACGGCGGCGAGATCGCGCGCCTCCGCCGGGAAGCGTACATCCAAGTGCACGTGGAGCACCCCAACGTGGTGCGCGTGCTCGATCTGGATCAAATGCCGGACGGCTCCATCTATGTCGTCATGGAGCGGCTCGTGGGGCGCTCCTTGGCCGACAAGCTGGGTCGCGAGGGCGCGCTGGCGCCTGGTTTCGCGCTGCCCGTCTTCATCGGCGTGTGCCGCGCGCTGGGGGCCGCGCACCAAAAGGGCGTGGTGCACCGCGACTTGAAGCCGGGCAATATCTTCCTGCTGGAGGACGGAAGCTCCAAGGTGCTCGACTTCGGCATGAGCAAGCTGACGACGGCCGAGTCGCTCACGCAAGCCGGCTACACCTTGGGAACCCCCGAGTACATGGCGCCCGAGCAGTGCATCGGCGCCGCCGTGGAAGCGCGCACCGACATCTACGCGCTCGGCTGCCTCATGTACGAAGCGCTCACGAGCGAGCTCCCCATCGTGGCCCAGAGCCGCCGCGAGCTGCTCGACCTGCACCAACGGCAGGTGCCCACCCCCATGCGCCAGCGCCGCCCCGATCTTCCCATTCCGGAAGCGCTCGACGAGGCGGTGATGAAGTGCCTGAAGAAAAAAGTCGCCGACCGCCCCCACAGCGCCAACGAGCTCGCCGACATGCTCGAGGCGATCCCGCGCGACGGTCTGCCCACGAGCTACCCGCTCGGCGTCGCCCGCCGCGCGCCGCCGACCACGCGTCCGCCGCCCGGCCGCGGCGAGGGCGCCGTGAACGGCGCCGCGCCGAAGGATGCGGACAAGGTCGAGAAGAAAGACGGCGAGAAGGCGGTCGCGGTGGCCGAGGTGAAGACGACCACGTCGAACTGA
- a CDS encoding succinate dehydrogenase, whose translation MLNASATTTQSSGATFFRARIGSLLAFLPLGVWSVVHIWNNLSAFQGADAWEKSVTSYAHPAAQVITAIVVLLPLVIHTIWGIGRLLSARPNNVRYGFYTNLKYAIQRLSAIGLLGFLGAHLWLAMIRPRFVEGHAEKFADISHEMHFHTPTLVVYVLGVLGVAYHLANGLHTFAMGWGVVASKRALKKLEWVILGFFVLLLLMGWGAVYALYSAGA comes from the coding sequence ATGCTGAACGCTAGCGCTACAACCACACAGTCTTCCGGGGCCACCTTTTTCCGCGCGCGCATTGGCTCGCTGCTCGCGTTTTTACCGCTCGGCGTTTGGTCGGTCGTTCACATCTGGAACAACCTGTCGGCCTTCCAGGGCGCCGATGCTTGGGAAAAGTCCGTTACGTCGTACGCGCACCCGGCGGCGCAAGTCATCACGGCCATCGTCGTTCTGCTCCCCTTGGTGATCCACACGATCTGGGGCATTGGCCGCCTCCTCAGCGCGCGCCCCAACAACGTTCGTTATGGCTTCTACACCAACCTCAAGTACGCGATTCAGCGTCTCAGCGCGATCGGCTTGCTGGGCTTTTTGGGGGCGCACCTCTGGCTCGCGATGATCCGGCCGCGTTTCGTCGAAGGGCACGCGGAGAAGTTTGCCGACATCAGCCACGAGATGCACTTCCACACGCCGACCCTCGTCGTCTACGTCTTGGGTGTCCTCGGTGTGGCGTACCACTTGGCCAACGGGCTTCATACGTTCGCGATGGGGTGGGGCGTGGTGGCGAGCAAGCGGGCCCTGAAGAAGCTCGAATGGGTCATTCTGGGGTTTTTCGTGCTGCTGCTGCTGATGGGCTGGGGCGCGGTTTACGCGCTCTACAGCGCCGGCGCCTAA
- a CDS encoding prolyl oligopeptidase family serine peptidase: MRRAVLATVGVVVGLAPAATAFAAAPRLLPRAWGPVDAASVVPATSAAVPATPSSSSSSPSDGGTAAPSLPATAVSPNGIVLAAHPSVLGTELHAVEVASASKRAYKATAWGELARTNLPVGLYAVRFQVAGGERVAVEIPVCAGRGRVLVNGTSVPTGGNGPVVVPLPARPERAHDVEIEIHVSAYEHRIVCGQPPKFGAQIESREGLGVLSFPSPHTAVGGGKAVVFVPPGHDARKPSPILVGAHPWNGTMWTYAAYADLLREAASRDVVLLMPSGLGNSLYTAAAEDEVLRAMDALGQVVAADPRRISIWGASMGGAGATTIGFHHPDRFASVTSFFGDSKYDTSTYVKSILPNDAAARLVNALDVVENARHLTVWLVHGDDDRVSPPAQSAMLARALRDRGFSVRYDRVPHTGHDGALVARFIGEVVNHASEMRTPATTARVSYRSVRPSDTGAYGVKIARTAAGDAFVDLERRGDGVHVLAAQGVRSIELARGALGTASATPPSITVDPSLKVEVRWEGVALPASVVAPASSTR, from the coding sequence ATGCGACGTGCCGTGCTCGCCACGGTGGGGGTAGTGGTCGGCCTGGCTCCCGCAGCCACGGCTTTCGCGGCCGCCCCGCGCCTGCTGCCGCGCGCCTGGGGCCCCGTCGATGCAGCCAGCGTGGTGCCCGCGACGAGTGCGGCCGTGCCGGCAACCCCGTCCTCGTCCTCCTCCTCACCCTCCGACGGGGGGACCGCCGCGCCTAGTCTACCTGCCACGGCGGTGAGTCCAAACGGCATCGTGCTGGCCGCGCACCCCTCGGTGCTGGGAACGGAGCTTCACGCCGTGGAGGTCGCGAGCGCATCCAAACGCGCCTACAAGGCCACGGCCTGGGGGGAGCTCGCGCGGACCAATCTTCCTGTCGGTCTGTATGCCGTCCGCTTTCAAGTGGCGGGCGGCGAGCGGGTGGCCGTGGAAATTCCCGTGTGCGCCGGCCGGGGACGCGTTCTCGTCAACGGCACCTCCGTGCCGACCGGGGGCAATGGGCCGGTGGTGGTGCCGCTGCCCGCCCGACCCGAGCGCGCCCACGACGTGGAGATCGAGATCCACGTGAGCGCCTACGAGCACCGGATCGTGTGCGGGCAGCCGCCCAAGTTCGGGGCGCAGATCGAGTCGCGCGAAGGGCTCGGGGTGCTGTCTTTTCCATCACCGCACACGGCGGTGGGCGGTGGAAAGGCCGTGGTCTTCGTTCCACCCGGCCACGACGCTCGAAAGCCTTCGCCGATCCTGGTGGGAGCGCACCCGTGGAACGGCACCATGTGGACGTACGCGGCCTACGCCGATCTCCTCCGCGAGGCCGCCTCGCGCGACGTGGTGCTGCTGATGCCGAGCGGCTTGGGCAACTCGCTCTACACGGCGGCGGCCGAGGACGAAGTGCTCCGCGCGATGGACGCGCTCGGCCAAGTGGTCGCCGCCGATCCGAGGCGCATCTCGATCTGGGGCGCCTCGATGGGGGGCGCGGGGGCCACCACCATCGGCTTTCATCACCCGGACCGGTTCGCGAGCGTCACCAGCTTCTTCGGCGACTCGAAATACGACACGAGCACCTATGTCAAGAGCATCCTGCCGAACGATGCGGCCGCGCGCTTGGTGAACGCCCTCGACGTGGTCGAGAACGCGCGCCACCTCACGGTGTGGCTGGTGCACGGCGACGACGATCGCGTCTCGCCGCCCGCGCAGAGCGCCATGCTGGCGCGCGCCCTTCGGGATCGCGGGTTCTCGGTTCGTTACGATCGCGTGCCGCACACGGGGCACGATGGCGCGCTGGTGGCGCGGTTCATCGGCGAGGTGGTGAACCACGCCAGCGAAATGCGCACGCCCGCCACCACCGCGCGCGTGAGCTACCGCAGCGTGCGCCCCTCCGATACCGGCGCCTACGGCGTGAAGATCGCGCGCACGGCCGCCGGCGATGCGTTCGTCGATCTCGAGCGACGCGGCGACGGCGTGCACGTGCTCGCGGCCCAAGGCGTGCGATCCATCGAGCTCGCGCGCGGCGCGCTGGGGACCGCGTCCGCGACGCCGCCCTCGATCACGGTCGATCCTTCGCTCAAGGTGGAGGTTCGCTGGGAGGGGGTTGCGCTGCCGGCGTCCGTGGTGGCGCCGGCCAGCTCCACGCGATGA
- a CDS encoding HEAT repeat domain-containing protein: protein MLVSALVASLCLPSVANVAHAQDFDPRGRHRPAPPRPGAGRPTAPRPAPGTSGAPGNPTTPAQGGTGDAGASPSVLIDRYTRIVLSQPGSPFPLQRLAQLYRDKEGNLNALVADFEKRAAAGGAEQYAATVTLAGIYKLDGRGDDAIKTYEKAIALKSNDATAMLSLARLLQDRGDTAGARKRYEQALSLQTVPADKEQTVRTLMALALDAKDFAGAKAMHRELVKMQPTSLFVKGELGRELYTRGEFERAEAEFKELVTASAGDNRALAPALKELGKAQAKGHKNQEAIATLKRALSVAGSEAAVRAEIYEVITELYRADQQLPVLIKQIEDEHPGDFARLALLASLYEETGDAANALKTYQRALGANPRHIDLRLKMIRLLQSQGELDKAIAEYEALIRVAPNNPEFVFEQCDALLQRGDRTRALRLLTQLEARAQGDEEVLSRLADFYGRIGESEKSLHVLSRLTQVAQNDPSHLVDLGDRYFQDGNTQLAVQTWRRILTTISPRARALAALGDVYLEHDMTADALAALREAVQLEPQNLSYKKQLAGALERARNYREARMLWTELGEKAKKNGDKVLSRETRSHMVTLWGLERVIEQQIPPLTAQFQTNPPDIEAGRTLAEVQLHVRKLPEAEATLRRVIQLAPGDSDSYLALERVLVQEGKLLDAIAVLEKLVVVEPKRARELYQRMAQYALQLYRDDDAIKYAARAVELSPEDAEGHRRLGEMYRSRQDTARAIVEFRAALSKNDRLYIVYFELADLLLSKGETEEADRLFRRVLRGAPDEELVARAARLSMQINLGKGTLESLEQELLPLAIGNPQKAIYRRLLVEIYGSLTFGLVQRVKRTASPGATEGERATVTKDAEEARSALARVGGRAVKPLLDALADQDAGQQRVAIDVLGYVQNKNAGPALFSYATGPGDPALRARAMIACGALRDPALLPKYRALLFPKGEAQLEEGTPTDAVAVAAVWGLARMNDKRAISMLRNLTRHGTPEMRGLSVLGLGQLKDRGSVGEIANVARTLDSGNVARAAAAFALGELGAESESATLLSLAQGPDPLPRQLALMALARMGTQKGGEVPGGKAALGAMADAVFAGRDAEGTRARSSSEALRRAGSSALVLLATAPGRGASDARASGTTAELLPVPDGSLDVEGILLRLVSRSFSPKERARAVVRFGDALEAAALAGLRTSADRALTVLDSIGTGEGALRPFVDVEASKETDVTAAQARAKAMARSLEAQVISLAHHPEVEVRQKAIVLLSHSPTDSANEAVVQAVSDREEEVQRVALAAIGSHGNARAVAAVANLLRENENWAMRILAVQALGRLGSGSPDAGRHLREAATKDSYALVREAAMKALASFDVRGAQDIAQRIAASDPEPRVRETARSILQHGR from the coding sequence GTGCTCGTTTCTGCTCTCGTGGCCTCGCTTTGCTTGCCGAGCGTCGCAAACGTCGCGCACGCGCAAGACTTCGACCCGCGCGGCCGCCATCGTCCCGCGCCGCCGCGCCCCGGCGCCGGCCGTCCCACGGCCCCGCGCCCCGCGCCAGGTACATCCGGCGCCCCCGGTAACCCCACCACGCCGGCTCAAGGCGGCACCGGAGACGCAGGCGCATCGCCGAGCGTCTTGATCGACCGGTACACGCGCATCGTCCTGTCGCAGCCGGGATCGCCCTTTCCGCTGCAGCGGCTCGCCCAGCTCTATCGCGACAAGGAAGGGAACCTGAACGCGCTGGTCGCCGACTTCGAGAAGCGCGCGGCCGCGGGCGGCGCCGAGCAGTACGCGGCCACCGTGACATTGGCGGGCATTTACAAGCTCGATGGCCGCGGCGACGATGCCATCAAGACCTACGAGAAGGCCATCGCCCTCAAGTCGAACGACGCCACGGCCATGCTGTCGCTCGCGCGGCTCCTGCAAGACCGCGGCGACACCGCGGGCGCGCGCAAGCGCTACGAGCAAGCGCTCTCTTTGCAGACCGTGCCGGCCGACAAGGAGCAGACGGTGCGCACCTTGATGGCGCTGGCGCTCGACGCCAAGGACTTCGCGGGCGCCAAGGCCATGCACCGCGAGCTCGTGAAGATGCAGCCCACGAGCCTCTTCGTCAAAGGAGAGCTCGGGCGCGAGCTTTACACGCGCGGCGAGTTCGAGCGCGCGGAGGCCGAGTTCAAGGAGCTGGTCACCGCGTCGGCGGGCGACAACCGCGCGCTGGCGCCAGCGCTCAAGGAGCTAGGGAAGGCGCAGGCCAAGGGGCACAAGAACCAAGAAGCGATCGCCACCTTGAAGAGGGCCCTCTCCGTCGCGGGCTCGGAGGCCGCCGTTCGCGCGGAGATCTACGAGGTCATCACGGAGCTTTACCGCGCCGATCAGCAGCTCCCGGTGCTCATCAAGCAAATCGAGGACGAGCACCCGGGCGACTTTGCGCGCTTGGCGCTCCTGGCCTCCCTCTACGAGGAGACGGGCGACGCCGCCAACGCGCTCAAGACCTACCAGCGCGCCCTCGGGGCCAACCCGCGCCACATCGACCTCCGGCTCAAGATGATCCGCCTCCTGCAGTCGCAAGGAGAGCTGGACAAGGCCATCGCCGAGTACGAAGCGCTGATTCGCGTGGCGCCCAACAACCCCGAGTTCGTCTTCGAGCAATGCGATGCGCTGCTCCAGCGCGGCGACCGCACCCGCGCGCTCCGCCTCTTGACCCAGCTCGAGGCGCGCGCGCAGGGCGACGAAGAGGTCCTCAGCCGCCTGGCCGATTTCTACGGGCGCATCGGCGAGAGCGAAAAATCACTCCACGTGCTCTCGCGCCTCACCCAAGTGGCGCAAAACGACCCTTCGCACTTGGTCGACTTGGGCGATCGCTACTTCCAGGATGGAAATACGCAGCTGGCCGTCCAGACGTGGCGGCGCATCCTCACGACCATCTCCCCGCGGGCGCGCGCGTTGGCCGCGCTGGGCGACGTGTACCTCGAGCACGACATGACGGCCGATGCGCTGGCGGCCTTGCGCGAGGCCGTGCAGCTCGAGCCGCAGAATTTGTCGTACAAGAAGCAGCTCGCGGGCGCGCTCGAGCGGGCGCGCAACTACCGCGAGGCGCGCATGCTCTGGACGGAGCTGGGCGAGAAGGCCAAGAAGAACGGCGACAAAGTGCTCTCGCGCGAGACGCGCTCGCACATGGTCACCTTGTGGGGCCTCGAGCGGGTCATCGAGCAGCAGATCCCGCCGCTCACTGCGCAGTTCCAGACCAACCCTCCGGACATCGAGGCCGGGCGCACCTTGGCCGAGGTGCAGCTCCACGTGCGCAAGCTCCCCGAGGCCGAGGCCACGTTGCGCCGGGTCATCCAGCTGGCGCCGGGCGACAGCGACAGCTACCTCGCGCTCGAGCGGGTGCTCGTGCAAGAGGGCAAGCTGCTCGACGCCATCGCGGTGCTCGAGAAGCTGGTCGTGGTGGAGCCAAAACGGGCGCGCGAGCTCTATCAGCGCATGGCCCAGTACGCGCTCCAGCTCTATCGCGACGACGACGCCATCAAGTACGCCGCCCGGGCCGTGGAGCTGAGCCCCGAGGACGCCGAGGGGCACCGCCGCCTGGGCGAAATGTACCGCTCGCGGCAAGACACCGCGCGCGCCATCGTCGAGTTCCGCGCGGCGCTCAGCAAGAACGACCGCCTCTACATCGTCTATTTCGAGCTGGCGGATCTGCTGCTCTCCAAGGGCGAGACCGAGGAGGCCGACCGCCTCTTTCGGCGCGTGCTCCGCGGGGCGCCAGACGAAGAGCTGGTCGCCCGCGCGGCGCGGCTGTCGATGCAGATCAATTTGGGCAAGGGGACGTTGGAGTCGCTCGAGCAGGAGCTCCTCCCCCTCGCCATCGGCAACCCGCAAAAGGCGATCTACCGCCGCCTGCTGGTGGAGATCTACGGCAGCTTGACCTTCGGCTTGGTGCAGCGCGTGAAGCGCACCGCCAGCCCGGGCGCGACCGAGGGCGAGCGCGCCACCGTCACCAAAGACGCCGAGGAGGCCCGCTCCGCGCTGGCGCGGGTGGGCGGCCGCGCGGTCAAGCCGCTGCTCGACGCGCTCGCCGATCAAGACGCGGGGCAGCAGCGCGTGGCCATCGACGTCCTCGGCTACGTGCAAAACAAGAACGCCGGCCCGGCGCTCTTCTCGTATGCCACCGGCCCCGGCGATCCGGCGCTGCGGGCGCGGGCGATGATCGCCTGCGGCGCGCTGCGCGATCCGGCGCTCTTGCCGAAGTACCGCGCGCTCCTCTTCCCCAAGGGCGAGGCGCAGCTCGAGGAGGGCACGCCCACCGACGCGGTCGCCGTGGCGGCCGTGTGGGGCCTCGCGCGCATGAACGACAAGCGCGCCATCTCCATGCTCCGCAACCTCACCCGCCACGGCACCCCGGAGATGCGCGGGCTCTCGGTGCTCGGGCTGGGGCAGCTCAAAGACCGCGGCTCGGTGGGCGAAATCGCCAATGTGGCGCGCACCTTGGACTCGGGCAACGTGGCGCGGGCCGCGGCCGCGTTCGCGCTGGGCGAGCTGGGCGCGGAGTCGGAGTCGGCGACCTTGCTCTCCCTTGCGCAAGGCCCCGATCCGTTGCCTCGGCAACTGGCGCTCATGGCCCTGGCGCGCATGGGCACCCAGAAAGGCGGCGAGGTGCCCGGCGGCAAAGCGGCGCTCGGTGCCATGGCCGACGCGGTGTTCGCCGGTCGCGACGCGGAGGGGACGCGCGCGCGAAGCTCGTCGGAGGCGCTCCGGCGCGCGGGCAGCTCCGCGCTGGTCCTGCTCGCGACGGCGCCCGGACGCGGCGCCAGCGATGCGCGCGCGTCTGGCACGACAGCCGAGCTGCTGCCGGTGCCCGACGGCTCGCTCGACGTGGAGGGCATTCTGCTGCGCCTGGTGTCCCGCTCGTTCTCGCCCAAGGAGCGCGCGCGGGCCGTGGTGAGGTTCGGCGACGCGCTGGAGGCCGCGGCGCTGGCGGGCCTGCGCACCTCGGCCGATCGCGCGCTCACCGTGCTCGACTCCATCGGCACGGGCGAAGGCGCGCTGCGTCCCTTCGTCGACGTGGAAGCTTCGAAGGAGACCGACGTGACGGCCGCGCAAGCGCGCGCCAAGGCGATGGCGCGGTCGCTCGAGGCCCAGGTGATCTCCCTCGCGCACCACCCCGAGGTGGAGGTGCGGCAGAAGGCCATCGTGCTGCTCTCGCACTCGCCCACCGACTCCGCCAACGAGGCGGTGGTGCAGGCGGTGAGCGACCGCGAGGAGGAGGTGCAGCGGGTGGCGCTGGCGGCCATCGGCTCGCACGGCAATGCGCGCGCGGTGGCCGCGGTGGCAAACCTCCTGCGCGAAAACGAAAATTGGGCCATGCGCATCTTGGCGGTGCAGGCGCTGGGGCGGCTGGGGAGCGGTTCGCCCGACGCCGGGCGGCACCTGCGCGAGGCCGCGACCAAGGACTCGTACGCGCTCGTTCGCGAGGCCGCCATGAAGGCGCTGGCCTCCTTCGACGTGCGCGGGGCGCAGGACATTGCCCAGCGCATCGCCGCGTCCGATCCCGAGCCGCGCGTTCGAGAGACGGCCCGGTCTATCCTGCAACACGGACGATGA
- the tsaD gene encoding tRNA (adenosine(37)-N6)-threonylcarbamoyltransferase complex transferase subunit TsaD produces the protein MLVLGIESSCDETGAAIVQDDGTVLSDVVQSQVDLHARYGGVVPELASRDHARNIDPVVREALARANLGLDAIDGIAVTNRPGLVGALLVGVQFAKGIAWARGLPLVGVDHLVGHLLAVFLRRRGETEPPPPEFPFVALLVSGGHTAIYHVEGPTAAQCHELGATRDDAAGEAFDKVAKLLGLGYPGGPIIDRLAARGDPTKFPQKAPMASVRSLEFSFSGIKSRMARHVSEHGVPRDEAELEGLCASFQRAVTDVLANKLVQAAQMTNVSRVVLGGGVAANRELRERVRSLARARGLECFVPPLASCTDNAAMIAYAGAARLCRGEKDGWDLTATSQTSLLRLTRKGRGAR, from the coding sequence ATGCTCGTACTCGGAATCGAATCGTCGTGCGACGAAACGGGGGCCGCCATCGTCCAGGACGATGGCACCGTGCTCTCCGACGTCGTCCAGAGCCAAGTCGACCTTCACGCCCGCTACGGCGGCGTGGTGCCGGAGCTCGCGTCGCGCGATCATGCCCGCAACATCGACCCGGTGGTGCGCGAGGCGCTCGCGCGGGCCAACCTCGGCTTGGACGCCATCGACGGCATCGCCGTCACCAACCGACCGGGCCTGGTCGGCGCGCTGCTCGTGGGGGTGCAGTTCGCCAAGGGCATCGCCTGGGCGCGCGGCCTACCGCTGGTCGGTGTCGACCACCTCGTGGGGCACCTGCTCGCCGTTTTTCTTCGCCGCCGCGGGGAGACGGAGCCGCCGCCCCCGGAGTTTCCCTTCGTGGCCTTGCTCGTCTCGGGCGGGCACACGGCCATCTACCATGTCGAAGGCCCCACCGCCGCGCAGTGCCACGAGCTCGGGGCGACCCGAGACGATGCCGCGGGCGAAGCGTTCGACAAGGTGGCCAAGCTTTTAGGGCTGGGCTACCCGGGTGGCCCCATCATCGACCGGCTCGCGGCCCGCGGGGATCCGACCAAATTTCCGCAGAAGGCGCCGATGGCGTCCGTGCGGTCGCTCGAGTTCAGCTTCTCGGGCATCAAGTCGCGGATGGCCCGCCATGTGAGCGAGCACGGTGTGCCCAGGGATGAGGCGGAGCTCGAGGGCCTCTGCGCATCGTTTCAGCGCGCGGTCACCGATGTTCTGGCGAACAAGCTGGTGCAAGCCGCGCAGATGACGAACGTATCCCGGGTGGTCTTGGGCGGCGGGGTCGCGGCCAATCGCGAGCTGCGCGAGCGGGTGCGGAGCCTCGCGCGGGCCCGGGGGCTCGAATGCTTCGTCCCGCCCTTGGCAAGTTGCACCGACAACGCGGCCATGATTGCTTATGCCGGCGCTGCGCGCTTGTGCCGCGGCGAAAAAGACGGATGGGATCTCACGGCAACGAGTCAGACATCGCTTCTTCGATTGACTCGAAAGGGAAGAGGGGCGAGGTAA